The sequence below is a genomic window from Humulus lupulus chromosome 3, drHumLupu1.1, whole genome shotgun sequence.
AATAGAACACTAGCTTCATTTGGCCTTCTTCTTCCCTAAAGAGTACAGAACTTACAACAAAATTGGAAACAAACAAGTATAAAAAGAGATCTTCATTGGGGATAGGAGAACTCAATATGGGAGGGgtactcaggtaagctttcagcTCCTCGAAGGCTTTATTTTGATCCCCATGCTGTCCTGGTGGATTTCTTAATGCATTGGAAGAAGGGTTGGCAGCAATCAGACATGTAGGATATAAACCTGCTTAGGGCTACCACTTTCCCTATTAAAGTTTGAATATCCCGGATAGTTCTAGGCTCCTTGACTTCTGACAGTGAGGCAATTTGAGTTGTATTGACCTCGATGCCCCTCTTATTGACTACATATCCTAAGAATTGCCCTGAGGATACCCTGAAAATGCATTTGGCCGGTTCAGCTTCATCTGGTATGTATCAAGTATATCGAAGCACTCAGTTAGGTCCTTCTTATGTGTGACACCTTGTCGAGATTTAACCAccatgtcatcgatgtagacttccatgtttttaCCGAGTAATGAAGAGAAAATCTTGTGCATCAGCCTCTAATATGTCGCTCCTGCGTTTTTCAGACCAAAAGGCACgactttgtagcagtataaacCACGCTCTGTCGTGAAAGATGTGTGGATCTGATCCTCTATTTTCATTgggatttgattatacccagttTATGCATCAAGGAAGCTCATCCTTTCGTAACCTGTCGTGGCGTCTATCATCTGATCGATTTTTGGGAGCAGGTAGCTGtctttggggcatgccttgttcaaCTTAATGTAGTTGATGTGTACGCATTTTTTCCCATTCATTTTCAGAACCACCACAGGGTTTGCTAGCCAGCTTGGGTATAGGCATTCCTCGATCGCACCTTTACTCAATAATCGTTGCACTTCTTCTTGTATTGCTTGGTTAACTTTGGCAGCGAACCTTCTTTGCCTTTGCTTGACAGCTGGGAAGTTTTCTGATATATTGAGGCTATGACACATGACTTCGGTGTTTATGCCAGGCATATCACGTGGGGACTAGGCAAAAGTCCTAACTCTGGTCTTAAGGAACTTGATTAGATCTTGTTTTTCTAAATCTAGAAATTAGGCACTTACCAGCAATTTTTTAGATGGGTCGTTTGTATCTATGTAGACCTCATCCAGATCATCGAGAGCTGTTTGAGGTTTATCgtgttcttcctcttcttctatgCTTCTGAGATATGCTAGTAATTTGCCCGCTGATTGCTATTTGGTGGGATCGTCTTCAAAGGCGGAGGTATCCATCTTGTTTATCTCCTTCAGGGTCAGGTAGCACTTATTTTCCTGCCTCTGACACCCTTTTACGTTGATGGTGTAGTGCCCATTGGGTGATTGGCAATGCATAACTTGGTGAAAAGTGGAGACAACACCTTGCATTCTGTGGATCCAATTTCTTCCCATGATTGCATTGTAGCTTGTGATAGAGTCTATTATCAGGAAGTTTACTTCTAAATTGCATTTTGCGGTGACTACGTTTAGCTTGATTGATCCCTTTGGGTATAATCTTTGGCTATTGAACCCCATGATTGGTGCAAC
It includes:
- the LOC133825434 gene encoding uncharacterized protein LOC133825434 — its product is MEERVKRYRSLGHTVNFVTAEERCYPTVSITFTEEDLQEVHLPHDNPLVIKLEVDRCQLGRVLVDGGSEVDILFWEAFQKMGLEESQIKPSVAPIMGFNSQRLYPKGSIKLNVVTAKCNLEVNFLIIDSITSYNAIMGRNWIHRMQGVVSTFHQVMHCQSPNGHYTINVKGCQRQENKCYLTLKEINKMDTSAFEDDPTK